A stretch of Gemmatimonadaceae bacterium DNA encodes these proteins:
- a CDS encoding alpha/beta fold hydrolase — translation MAVASDSASAERTVMVDAGDASLEGTLALPPAARGVVVFAHGSGSSRHSPRNRFVAEALREGGMGTLLLDLLTAREEGIDVYTREHRFDIGLLARRLAGAIDWLDAEESTSGLPIGLFGASTGGGAALVTAADQPEKVRAVVSRGGRPDLAGEALPRVRAPTLLIVGERDEQVIELNRQAMARMTAPVQLEIVPGATHLFEEPGTLEQVARLARDWFVRQL, via the coding sequence ATGGCTGTGGCATCCGATTCGGCTTCGGCGGAGCGCACGGTGATGGTCGACGCCGGCGACGCCTCGCTCGAGGGGACGCTCGCGCTTCCGCCCGCGGCGCGCGGTGTCGTCGTGTTCGCGCACGGCAGCGGGAGCAGCCGGCACAGTCCCAGGAACCGCTTCGTAGCGGAGGCGCTACGCGAGGGTGGGATGGGTACGCTGCTGCTGGATCTGTTGACGGCGCGGGAAGAGGGTATCGACGTCTACACGCGCGAGCACCGGTTCGACATCGGATTGCTGGCGCGGCGGCTCGCGGGCGCGATCGACTGGCTGGACGCAGAGGAATCGACCAGCGGCCTTCCGATCGGTCTGTTCGGGGCGAGCACGGGCGGGGGTGCCGCGCTGGTGACCGCGGCCGACCAGCCGGAGAAGGTGCGCGCCGTGGTGTCGCGCGGCGGCCGGCCGGACCTGGCGGGTGAAGCGCTGCCGCGAGTGCGGGCGCCGACGCTGCTGATCGTGGGCGAGCGCGACGAGCAGGTGATCGAGCTGAACAGGCAGGCGATGGCGCGGATGACGGCGCCGGTGCAGCTCGAGATCGTCCCGGGAGCTACGCATCTGTTCGAAGAGCCGGGGACGCTCGAGCAGGTCGCGCGGCTGGCCCGCGACTGGTTCGTCCGGCAGCTCTAG